One segment of Panicum virgatum strain AP13 chromosome 1K, P.virgatum_v5, whole genome shotgun sequence DNA contains the following:
- the LOC120704236 gene encoding cytosolic invertase 1, which translates to MELAVGGGMRRSASHTSLSESDDFELTRLLSKPRINVERQRSFDDRSLSDVSHSGGYGRGGAFDGMYSPGGGLRSLVGTPASSALHSFEPHPIVGDAWEALRRSLVFFRGQPLGTVAAVDHASEEVLNYDQVFVRDFVPSALAFLMNGEPDIVRNFLLKTLLLQGWEKKVDRFKLGEGAMPASFKVMHDAKKGVETLHADFGESAIGRVAPVDSGFWWIILLRAYTKSTGDLTLAETPECQKGMRLILSLCLSEGFDTFPTLLCADGCCMIDRRMGVYGYPIEIQALFFMALRCALQMLKHDNEGKEFVEKIATRLHALSYHMRSYFWLDFQQLNDIYRYKTEEYSHTAVNKFNVIPDSIPDWLFDFMPCQGGFFIGNVSPARMDFRWFALGNMIAILSSLATPEQSAAIMDLIEERWEELIGEMPLKICYPAIENHEWRIVTGCDPKNTRWSYHNGGSWPVLLWLLTAACIKTGRPQIARRAIDLAERRLLKDGWPEYYDGKLGRYVGKQARKFQTWSIAGYLVAKMMLEDPSHLGMISLEEDRAMLKPVLKRSASWTN; encoded by the exons atgGAGCTGGCGGTGGGAGGCGGGATGCGGCGCTCGGCGTCGCACACCTCGCTGTCGGAGTCGGACGACTTCGAGCTCACGCGCCTGCTCAGCAAGCCGCGGATCAACGTCGAGCGCCAGCGCTCCTTCGACGACCGCTCGCTCAGCGACGTCTCGCACTCGGGCGGCTACGGTAGGGGCGGCGCCTTCGACGGCATGTACTCGCCGGGGGGCGGCCTCCGCTCGCTCGTCGGcacgccggcctcctccgcgctcCACTCCTTCGAGCCGCACCCCATCGTCGGCGACGCCTGGGAGGCGCTCCGCCGCTCCCTCGTCTTCTTCCGAGGCCAGCCCCTCggcaccgtcgccgccgtcgaccaCGCGTCCGAGGAGGTCCTTAACTACGACCAG GTGTTTGTGAGGGATTTCGTGCCGAGCGCACTGGCGTTCCTAATGAACGGCGAGCCGGATATCGTCAGGAACTTCCTTCTCAAGACCCTGCTGCTGCAGGGCTGGGAGAAGAAAGTCGACCGGTTCAAGCTTGGGGAAGGAGccatgccggcgagcttcaaggTGATGCATGACGCGAAGAAGGGTGTTGAAACCCTACACGCCGATTTTGGGGAGAGCGCGATTGGGAGGGTTGCGCCGGTGGATTCCGGGTTCTGGTGGATCATTCTCCTGCGGGCCTACACAAAGTCCACCGGGGACTTGACGCTAGCAGAGACACCTGAGTGCCAGAAAGGGATGAGGCTCATACTGAGCCTGTGTCTGTCCGAGGGGTTTGATACCTTCCCGACATTGTTATGTGCCGATGGTTGCTGCATGATAGATCGCAGAATG GGTGTATATGGCTACCCCATAGAAATTCAAGCACTTTTCTTCATGGCACTTAGGTGTGCTCTTCAAATGCTTAAGCATGATAATGAAGGGAAGGAGTTTGTAGAGAAGATTGCTACTCGCCTTCATGCTTTAAGCTATCACATGCGAAGCTATTTCTGGCTTGATTTCCAACAGTTAAATGACATTTACCGTTACAAGACAGAAGAATATTCGCACACAGCTGTCAACAAATTCAATGTTATTCCGGATTCTATTCCGGACTGGCTGTTTGATTTCATGCCTTGTCAGGGTGGCTTTTTCATTGGTAATGTTAGTCCTGCAAGGATGGACTTCCGTTGGTTTGCACTTGGAAACATGATTGCCATACTTTCTTCTCTTGCAACACCTGAGCAATCTGCGGCTATAATGGATCTTATTGAGGAGCGTTGGGAGGAGCTTATTGGTGAAATGCCTCTGAAGATATGTTATCCAGCCATTGAGAACCATGAATGGCGAATTGTGACAGGTTGCGATCCGAAAAATACCAGATGGAGTTATCACAATGGAGGATCATGGCCAG TACTTCTGTGGCTGCTGACCGCAGCCTGTATCAAGACGGGACGGCCACAAATTGCAAGAAGAGCAATTGACCTAGCTGAGAGGAGGCTGTTGAAGGATGGCTGGCCAGAGTACTATGATGGGAAGCTTGGGCGGTATGTTGGCAAGCAAGCGAGAAAATTCCAGACTTGGTCCATTGCCGGGTATTTGGTCGCCAAGATGATGCTGGAGGACCCTTCACATCTTGGCATGATCTCCCTGGAAGAGGATAGGGCGATGCTGAAGCCTGTTTTGAAGCGGTCCGCATCATGGACAAATTGA